The window CCGTCGGCGTTGCTGAGCCGGGCTGATGCCGGCTCAGCATGTCCGTCGGAACCGGCGTGGTCACCGGCGCGATGGTGCGCACGTCCGCGGTGGCTTGCGCCCCGGAGGTCCGGGCCGGGGTCGGGCAGGGCCGCCACCCGCCCCCGGCGACAATGCAGACATGATCACCATTCATCTCACGTACGAGATCGACGCCGACAAGCTCGCGGACTTCGAGGAATACGGTCGGCGCTGGATCGGGCTCGTCAACCGATTCGGCGGAACGCACCACGGCTACTTCCTGCCGAGTGAGGGCGACAGCGACATCGCGTACGCCCTCTTCTCGTTCCCCAGCCTCGCCACGTACGAGCAGTACCGCACGGACAGCATGTCCGATCCGGAATGCCTGGCGGCGTTCGAGCTGGCTCGGAGCACTCGGTGCATCAAGCGGTACGAGCGCCGATTCCTCCGGCCGCTCGACCAGGTGGCCTAGGCCGGGGAGAGGCCCTCGGTGTGACCGTGCCGAGCAGCTGTGCGCAGGGCGAGCGGTCGCTCGGCGGCCCGGTCCTCCGCCGTGTCGGGCGCTCGACGGCCCTCTACCGGAACGTGCTCTCGCCGGCGGACATGTCCTGCGTTCCGATGACCCGGAGCAGCTCCAGTTGGGCGGCACCCTCGGTACCGGGTGGGGCGCTGAACCACAGCAGGCGCTGGCGTCCGTCCTCGCTGAACAGACTGTGGCAGTCGAGTTCTATGACGCCGAGCGTCGAGTGGACGATGCGTTTGTGGTCGGTCCGCCGCAGGGCGACATCGCGCGTGTCCCACAAGGCGGCGAACTCGTCACTGCGCCTGCGTAGATCGGCCACCGTTCCGGCGACTTCCGGGTCGCTGCCGCGCCGGGCGGCGACGGCCCGGAGGTCGGCCACGAAGGCCCGGGAGTGCTGCGGGTGGTCCTCAGCCGGGTACAGCGTGCGGGAGGCGGGGTCGGTGAACCAGCGGTGGAGGAAGCTCCTCGCCGCCCCGCGGCGCTCGGACGCGCGGCCGACCAGTGCGGCCGCGAGCTCGTTCTGCACGAGGGTCTCGTGCAGGTCGGTGATGATCTGCGCGGGCGTCGTGGTGAGCCGGTCGAGGAGGCCGAGGAGGGCCGGCTGCGCATGCGCGTTCGGGGCATGGGCCACAGAGGGGACGGGCCGGTCGGCGAGGTGGAACAGGTGGTCGCGTTCGTCGCCTCCGAGGCGCAGGGCTCGTGCCAGCGCGGCCAGCACCTGTGCCGAGGGCTGGACGTCGCCTCCGCGTTCGAGCTCCGTGTAGTAGTCCGCCGACAGGCCGGCCAGCTGGGCGACCTCCTCGCGCCGCAGACCGGGGACCCGGCGGCGCGGCCCGGTGGGCAATCCGACATCGGAGGGCCGCACGCGGTCGCGCCGGGACCTCAGGAACGCGGCGAGTTCGGCAAGGTTCACCCACTCATCATCACTCAGCTCGCGGCGGCGGAGCCAGGGGACGGCAACCCCAGGGTGCGCAGAGCCCTGGCTGGTTGCCCCGCATCGGACGAACGTGGTGGGCACGGCGGGCCGCACCGACGGATCGGGGCCCGCCGTCTCCTCCACTCGTTCCTCGCACCCGGAGTCCCCATGCACACCTCGAATCCCGTGGCAAGCCACAGCACATCCGACCACGGCCCTGGCCGTCCGCGCGTCGCCGTCGTCACCGGCGGCTCCCGGGGCATCGGCCGCCAGAGCGCGACCCGGCTGGCCGCCGACGGCTTCGCGGTCGTGGTCGGCTACGCGAACGACCGGCACCAGGCCGAGTCCGTCGTCGAAGAGGTCATTGCTGCCGGCAGCCGGGCCATCGCCGTACGCGCCGACGTCGCCGACGAGCAGGCGGTGGCGGCACTGTTCGACACCGCCGCGTCGGAGTACGGCGGTGTCGACGTCGTCGTCCACGCGGCCGGCCGCGCCCATACGGCGCTCATCGCCGACCTGGACCTGACGGATCTGGACGCGCTGCACCGCACCAACATCCGCGGCACCTTCGTCGTCGCCCAGCAGGCGGCCCGCACGGTGCGCCGGGGCGGGGCGATCGTCACGTTCTCCACGTCCGTGGTGGGCCTGGCGTTCCCCGGCTACGGCGCCTACAGCGCGAGCAAGGGCGCGGTCGAGGCGGTGACGCTCATCCTGGCCCGGGAGTTGCGCGGCCGGGACGTGACCGTGAACGCCGTCGCGCCCGGCCCCACCGCCACCGACCTGTTCCTCGACGGCAAGGACGAGGAGACGGTCGCCGGGCTGGCCGCCCAGCCGCCACTGGAACGGCTCGGCACGCCGACCGACATTGCCGAGACCGTCGCGTTCCTCGTGTCGCCTGCCGGCCACTGGATCAACGGCCAGGTCATCCGGGCCAACGGCGGCATCATCTGACCCCCCTGCCCACCGCAGGCAGCACACCCCACAACGCACCGGAGAGAACCCTCATGCCGTTCGCGAACTTCAAGGTCCCCGCCGACACCCTCACCGAGAAGCAGAAGGAAGAGATCATCACCCGGACCACCGAGCTCTACGCCGACATCTACGGCGAGCGCGCCCGGGCCACCACCCTCGTTCTGGTCGAGGAGGTCACCGACGGCGGCTGGGGAATCGGCGGGAAGGTACTGACCCTCGCCGAGCTGCAGCAGACTCCGGAGAGCTGATCGCGGCGCCGTCATGAAATGCCGTGGCCCGCCGGGGCCACTGGCCACCCCCTGGGTCAGGGCCAGAACCGCAGCGCGTTGCCCGCCAGGGCGACGCCGATCACCAACTGGACCACGCCCACCACTCGTTGCTCGAGCCGCAGCATGACGACGCCCGTCGCGGCGATCACCAGTGCCAGGCCGCCGAAGCCCAGTACCGGTGTCCAGTCCGCGGGCGGCGGACCTGCCTCTGGAACGAGGCCGGCGTCCAACCAACCCAACGCCCGGACCGCGAGCACGATGACCACTGCGGCCACGGCCACCGCATCCGCCACGAGCACGAGCAGAAGGATGCAGCCCGAGATGAGCGCGTCTTTCCAGTCGAAGGACCGCTTGTCGGCGAGTGGTGGCATGTCCGTACGGTCGTGCGGAACGCATGCCTCCAAACGGGCCGTCGCCAATCCGCAACCCGGGTGTACTCCGGGCTTGATGTCCCGTCCCGGTGTCGGGTGGCCCCGGCGCTCGCGTCCCCGAAGACCGTGACCGCCTCGACGGTCGCGGCGGCGCCCTGCCTACCGCGGCGGGACGGTGTCCAGCAGTTCGCGGGCCATGCGCAGCGCGGGCGCCTCGGTCTGTTGCGCGATGCGCCGGAAGGTCAGCTGGGCGGCGCGGGCCGGCCAGTCGGGGGGAAGGTGCTGAGCGGGCAGTCTGGGGTCCGCACGGATGGTGCCGAGCCATTCGCTGACCAGTCGCAGCCGGATCCCGATCGGGTCGTCCGCGGCCCCCGCGTCCAGGTGGGCGGCCCAGCGTTTGTCGAAGGTGACGTAGCGGGCCGCGATGCTCCCCAGGTCCCAGGTGTCGCGGATCATCAGTCCGATGTCGGTGGCCGCGTCCGCGCGGGCGTGGAAGATCTTGACATGGTCGGTGAGTCCGAGCTCCGCGACGACGGCGGAGACGTCGACGTCCCCCGGGGCGATCCACAGCCCGCTGTACAGCGCGCCGAACCCGGACCAGGCGAGCCGTGAGCGCAGGTCGTGGCGCTGGCGTTTCCAGGAGTCGGGGAGCGAGAAGGCCAGCTGTGTCCAGGTGCCGTCCCAGTCGTCGTCGACCGCGCCCTGCTTCCAGATACGCGTGCGGCCGTCCTCCAGGACACGGGTCACCTGCGGGGTGAGGCCGAAGTACATCCTGCGGCCCTCCCGCCGGCGCCGCAGCAGGCCCCGGTTGGCCATGCGGGTCAGGGTGGAGCGCACTGCGTGCTCGCCGACGCCGACGCGGCCGAGGACGTCGATGATGCTGCCCGAGTAGACACACAGATCCCCCTCCTCCAGCACGTGGTTGCCGAAGAAGGCGAGCATGAGGGACTGGGGGCGCAGCTGTGGAGCGTCCGAGCCGTCGCTCTCCGGTCTGCCGGTGTCCGAGCTGTCCGGGCTGTACAGAATGTCGTCGTCCGCCACGGTGGCAAGCGTACGGCCGCCCGCCGACGACGCGGCGGGCGGGCGTGCCGCGTCACTGGCCGTCGGCGGGGTGGGCAAGGTCGTAGGGCCGCAGGTAAGGGGTGGGTCGGTACGCGACGTAGCGGGCAGGGGTCGTGGAATCGGCCGCCGTGGCACGGGAGTTGAGGGACTTGGGGTCGGTTCCCCGCCACCTTCCTGTGCTGATGCGGTCCTCCAGCGTGTGCAGGGCGGCGAGCTGCTCGGCGGAACTGAAGGTGCAGTGCCCGGCGTTGTCGACGTACGCCTGGCGCAGCAGGGACGCCGACCCGGCGGCGGTGGTCGCCCTGCGCTGGGCGCTCTCGGTCTGGACGGGCACGAGGGCGTCGCCGATGGTGTGGACGGAGAGCTGCGGCTTGGCCAGTTTGCCGGTGAAGGAGCTGGTGCTGCTCATCCACGCGACGGCGTCCGGGTCGGCACTGACGCGCGGGGCGCGGTTGAGGGTGGCGATGTCGGTCTTCAGCGAGAGGCCGGCCTTCTTGTACAGCTCGGTGACCTCCTTGCGGACCGAGGACCGGCCGAGCAGCTTCGCGTAGTCGACGCCGGTGTTCCAGGACATGTTGCCGCCCGCCCGGGCCTCGGCCTCCTGGCGCCGGTTGAAGGCGGCGATCTGCAGCAGGCCCTTGACCGCGTCGTACTGGTTGGCCTGTTGTGCGTCCCAGTCGGTCGCGGCGGGCCGGGTCTGGGCCGGCTGGTTCCAGACCGGGATGTTGTGCAGCGCCGCGGCGAGCGCGATCCTGGCCCGACCTTCGGGCGTCGACTGGGCCGAGTCGACGACGGACGTCAGGGCGCTCGCCGCCCTGGTGGCCGCCGCCTGGTCCGGCAGATCGGTCAGTGGTACGTCGGAGCCGGGCGCGAGAAGCGCCTTGAGGGCGAAGACGGGGTCGAGGGTGTTGTTCCAGTTGGCGACACCGCCCTGCACGAGGCCGCACAGGGACAGCGAACCGTCGATCCGCTCCGGGTGCCGCTCGGCGATGGCGGTGGTGACCAGGCCGCCGTACGACCTGCCCCACGCGATGGTGCGGCCGGCCGTGCCGAAGCGGTCGGTGAAGACGGACAGCGTGGCGAGCTGGTCGGGCACGGCGTCGGTCACCGCCCAGCCCGTCGTGGCGTACGACGAGCCTATGAGCGCGTACCCCTTCTGGAGCAGGAGTGCCTTCGTGGCGCTGTCCGGGGCGTCCTGGGCGGGGTTGGCCGGACCGGGCGCGTATCCGTGGCTGAAGAGCAGGACGGTGCCGTTCCAGGAGTCGGGCACGTCCATCATGTAGGTCGCGCCGGAGGCGAGCCGGCCCTCGATGTGGCTGGTGTCCGCGGCGGCCGCCACCGACGAGGCGGGCAGCGCGGTGACGGCGAGCAGCAGCGCCGCGGCGCAGGCGGTACGACGGGCCGTACGAGGCGTGGTGCGGACACGGGCGCCGGTCGTCATACGGAGATCTCCTGGGTGTGGGGGGCGGTGGGGTGTTCGCGGGCTTCGGCGAGTGACGTCCTGCTGGTCTCGCGTACGAAGCAGACGGTCAGCGCGGTGATGAGGGAACCGCCGCAGAGCAGCAGTGCGACGGGCGTGCCGTTGCCGCTTCCGGCCACCAGGCTTCCGGCAATCATCGGGGAGAAGCCGGCGCCGATGAGGGTGGCGCCCTGGTAGCCGAGGGAAGCGCCGGTGTAGCGCACCCGGGTGCCGAACATCTCGCTGAACAGGGCGCCGAGGGGGCCGTACATCATGGACTGGGCGACACCGTGGCCGAGGACGACGGCGAGGATCAGCAGGCCCGGCGACTTCGAGTCGACCAGCGCGAGGACCGGGAAGGCGAGCGCAGCCGAGGCTAGGGCGCCGGCGAGGACGACCGGGCGGCGGCCGACCCGGTCGGAGAGGGCGGAGGCGCAGGGCAGCACGACCAGGGCGACGGCGGCGGAGACCGCGAGGGCGGTGAGCACCTGGGGGCGGGCGTATCCGATGCCGGTGGCGTACGAGATCAGGTAGCTGGTCAGGAGTGACTGGGCGGTGAAGGCGCCGATGCCCACGCAGCATGCCAGCAGCACGGGGCGCGGATGCCGCAGCACGTCGAGGATCGGCAGCCGCGACTCGGCGTGTTCCTTCTTCACCTCGGCGAAGAGGGGGCTTTCGACGACCCTGAGCCGTACGAAGAGACCGACGCCGAGCAGCACCACGCTCAGCAGGAACGGCACGCGCCAGCCCCACGCCGCGAACTCGTCCTCGGGCAGCATGACGACGAGAGCGACGACACCGGCGGAGATCAGGGAGCCGAGCGGAGCTCCCATCTGCGTGAAGCTGGACCACAGGCCACGCCTTCGTTCTCCGGCGTGCTCGACGACCATCAGGGTGGCACCGCCCCACTCACCGCCGATGGCGATGCCCTGCACGACGCGCAGGATGATCAGCAGCACCGGCGCCCAGACGCCGATGGTGTCG of the Streptomyces aurantiacus genome contains:
- a CDS encoding helix-turn-helix transcriptional regulator, with the protein product MNLAELAAFLRSRRDRVRPSDVGLPTGPRRRVPGLRREEVAQLAGLSADYYTELERGGDVQPSAQVLAALARALRLGGDERDHLFHLADRPVPSVAHAPNAHAQPALLGLLDRLTTTPAQIITDLHETLVQNELAAALVGRASERRGAARSFLHRWFTDPASRTLYPAEDHPQHSRAFVADLRAVAARRGSDPEVAGTVADLRRRSDEFAALWDTRDVALRRTDHKRIVHSTLGVIELDCHSLFSEDGRQRLLWFSAPPGTEGAAQLELLRVIGTQDMSAGESTFR
- a CDS encoding PaaX family transcriptional regulator, encoding MADDDILYSPDSSDTGRPESDGSDAPQLRPQSLMLAFFGNHVLEEGDLCVYSGSIIDVLGRVGVGEHAVRSTLTRMANRGLLRRRREGRRMYFGLTPQVTRVLEDGRTRIWKQGAVDDDWDGTWTQLAFSLPDSWKRQRHDLRSRLAWSGFGALYSGLWIAPGDVDVSAVVAELGLTDHVKIFHARADAATDIGLMIRDTWDLGSIAARYVTFDKRWAAHLDAGAADDPIGIRLRLVSEWLGTIRADPRLPAQHLPPDWPARAAQLTFRRIAQQTEAPALRMARELLDTVPPR
- a CDS encoding SDR family oxidoreductase, which codes for MHTSNPVASHSTSDHGPGRPRVAVVTGGSRGIGRQSATRLAADGFAVVVGYANDRHQAESVVEEVIAAGSRAIAVRADVADEQAVAALFDTAASEYGGVDVVVHAAGRAHTALIADLDLTDLDALHRTNIRGTFVVAQQAARTVRRGGAIVTFSTSVVGLAFPGYGAYSASKGAVEAVTLILARELRGRDVTVNAVAPGPTATDLFLDGKDEETVAGLAAQPPLERLGTPTDIAETVAFLVSPAGHWINGQVIRANGGII
- a CDS encoding inner-membrane translocator; translated protein: MPPLADKRSFDWKDALISGCILLLVLVADAVAVAAVVIVLAVRALGWLDAGLVPEAGPPPADWTPVLGFGGLALVIAATGVVMLRLEQRVVGVVQLVIGVALAGNALRFWP
- a CDS encoding alpha/beta hydrolase family protein — protein: MTTGARVRTTPRTARRTACAAALLLAVTALPASSVAAAADTSHIEGRLASGATYMMDVPDSWNGTVLLFSHGYAPGPANPAQDAPDSATKALLLQKGYALIGSSYATTGWAVTDAVPDQLATLSVFTDRFGTAGRTIAWGRSYGGLVTTAIAERHPERIDGSLSLCGLVQGGVANWNNTLDPVFALKALLAPGSDVPLTDLPDQAAATRAASALTSVVDSAQSTPEGRARIALAAALHNIPVWNQPAQTRPAATDWDAQQANQYDAVKGLLQIAAFNRRQEAEARAGGNMSWNTGVDYAKLLGRSSVRKEVTELYKKAGLSLKTDIATLNRAPRVSADPDAVAWMSSTSSFTGKLAKPQLSVHTIGDALVPVQTESAQRRATTAAGSASLLRQAYVDNAGHCTFSSAEQLAALHTLEDRISTGRWRGTDPKSLNSRATAADSTTPARYVAYRPTPYLRPYDLAHPADGQ
- a CDS encoding MFS transporter, producing the protein MPPSPVASPSTASERNRQLRRVALSGLLGTAVEFYDFLVYGTVAALVFGELFFPGADPAVGTIAAFGTFAAGYVARPLGGVLFGHFGDRLGRKSMLLLTMGLMGAASFLIGLLPTYDTIGVWAPVLLIILRVVQGIAIGGEWGGATLMVVEHAGERRRGLWSSFTQMGAPLGSLISAGVVALVVMLPEDEFAAWGWRVPFLLSVVLLGVGLFVRLRVVESPLFAEVKKEHAESRLPILDVLRHPRPVLLACCVGIGAFTAQSLLTSYLISYATGIGYARPQVLTALAVSAAVALVVLPCASALSDRVGRRPVVLAGALASAALAFPVLALVDSKSPGLLILAVVLGHGVAQSMMYGPLGALFSEMFGTRVRYTGASLGYQGATLIGAGFSPMIAGSLVAGSGNGTPVALLLCGGSLITALTVCFVRETSRTSLAEAREHPTAPHTQEISV
- a CDS encoding tautomerase family protein produces the protein MPFANFKVPADTLTEKQKEEIITRTTELYADIYGERARATTLVLVEEVTDGGWGIGGKVLTLAELQQTPES
- a CDS encoding NIPSNAP family protein, with the translated sequence MITIHLTYEIDADKLADFEEYGRRWIGLVNRFGGTHHGYFLPSEGDSDIAYALFSFPSLATYEQYRTDSMSDPECLAAFELARSTRCIKRYERRFLRPLDQVA